One genomic region from Flavobacterium lindanitolerans encodes:
- a CDS encoding winged helix-turn-helix transcriptional regulator yields the protein MECTPRIEEQHKKEMMAVQDSMDVLNGKWKIAILSSICYYNKRRFSDILNDVKGISNKMLSKELKELEINKLVRRTVLNTQPISVLYELTEHGLTLKTLITHLVEWGIQHRKEITKK from the coding sequence AACAGCATAAAAAGGAAATGATGGCCGTTCAGGATTCAATGGATGTATTGAACGGTAAATGGAAAATAGCGATACTCTCCTCTATCTGCTACTACAATAAGAGACGATTTTCAGACATACTGAATGATGTTAAAGGTATTTCCAACAAGATGCTAAGTAAAGAGTTAAAAGAATTGGAAATAAATAAATTGGTCCGACGTACAGTTCTGAACACACAGCCTATTTCGGTATTGTATGAGCTTACGGAACATGGCCTTACCCTTAAAACACTAATCACCCATTTGGTAGAATGGGGAATTCAGCATCGAAAAGAAATTACTAAGAAATAG
- a CDS encoding SDR family oxidoreductase, producing the protein MNKIALVTGGSRGLGKDMALNLAKKGIDVILTYNSNKDAADKVVSEIESMGQKALAVQLDVSQPNTFDTFFGELEKVLNPKFGTSKFDFLINNAGTGVAAVFTETSEEQFDEMINVQFKGPFFFTQKALNHVNDGGGIVNVSSGLTRIIIPYYPVYASVKAAMENLTKYLAKDLGVARKIRVNIVAPGAIETDFGGGVVRDNQEMNTLIASQTALGRVGQPTDIGSVVAFLCTDEAKWITAQRIEISGGQSL; encoded by the coding sequence ATGAATAAAATAGCATTAGTTACAGGAGGTAGTCGCGGACTCGGAAAAGACATGGCTCTTAATCTTGCCAAAAAAGGAATTGATGTCATCCTGACTTATAACAGCAATAAAGACGCAGCAGATAAAGTTGTTTCTGAAATTGAAAGCATGGGACAAAAAGCACTTGCCGTACAATTAGATGTAAGCCAACCGAATACTTTTGATACTTTTTTTGGTGAATTGGAAAAAGTCCTGAATCCAAAATTTGGTACTTCTAAATTTGACTTTCTTATAAATAATGCCGGAACAGGTGTTGCAGCGGTATTTACTGAAACTTCTGAAGAACAGTTTGATGAAATGATTAACGTTCAATTCAAAGGTCCATTTTTCTTTACCCAGAAAGCCCTTAACCACGTGAATGATGGCGGAGGAATCGTAAACGTTTCATCCGGACTGACACGCATTATCATTCCTTATTATCCGGTTTATGCCTCTGTAAAAGCTGCCATGGAAAACCTGACCAAATACCTGGCAAAAGATTTGGGTGTAGCACGTAAAATCCGTGTCAATATTGTTGCTCCTGGCGCTATAGAAACTGATTTTGGAGGTGGAGTTGTACGCGATAATCAGGAAATGAATACGTTGATTGCATCGCAAACCGCTCTAGGGCGTGTGGGACAGCCAACGGATATAGGTAGCGTGGTAGCCTTTCTTTGTACCGATGAAGCAAAATGGATTACTGCCCAACGTATTGAAATTTCAGGCGGGCAAAGTCTGTAA
- a CDS encoding helix-turn-helix domain-containing protein translates to MVNDYKKHDLFGKTLLQKIALTAPFKFDFPVTEQACFLYVLQGEFQYQVDTEQINIPANYSLLLNCITSGKQLRNPEPSSTCEIVIVTFYPDILKKIYDRELPALLHAPKNIVSNKSNEKINNDFLIQKYIEGLLFYFENPSLINEDILVLKLKEIILLLSQTQNAEAVQIILSQLFSPTTYTFKQVIEANLFSQLTIEQLAEQNNLSVSSFKREFAKLYNDSPANYIKNKRLEKAAQLLRVSDQRITDIAFDCGFNDLANFTKSFSDKYNVTPTNYRNGTKDN, encoded by the coding sequence ATGGTAAACGATTATAAGAAACACGACTTATTTGGCAAAACACTGCTGCAAAAAATTGCACTTACGGCACCATTTAAATTTGATTTTCCGGTTACAGAACAGGCTTGTTTCCTCTATGTTTTGCAGGGAGAATTCCAATATCAGGTAGATACAGAGCAAATAAATATCCCGGCCAATTATTCCCTATTGTTAAACTGCATCACATCCGGAAAGCAGCTTCGTAATCCTGAGCCGTCAAGCACATGCGAAATTGTAATCGTTACGTTTTATCCGGATATATTGAAGAAAATCTACGACAGAGAATTGCCGGCATTGCTTCATGCTCCAAAAAATATTGTTTCAAACAAGTCTAATGAAAAAATAAATAACGACTTCCTAATCCAAAAATATATTGAGGGATTGCTCTTCTATTTTGAAAATCCGTCGCTCATCAATGAGGATATACTGGTATTGAAACTAAAGGAAATCATACTTTTGCTATCGCAAACGCAGAATGCAGAAGCCGTACAAATTATCCTTTCACAGCTTTTTTCTCCTACGACTTATACTTTCAAACAGGTTATTGAAGCCAATCTGTTTTCGCAATTAACAATTGAACAGCTGGCAGAGCAGAATAATTTAAGCGTTTCTTCCTTCAAAAGGGAATTTGCCAAACTATACAATGATAGTCCGGCGAATTACATTAAAAACAAAAGGCTCGAAAAAGCTGCGCAATTGTTGCGGGTTTCAGACCAGCGAATTACCGATATCGCATTTGATTGCGGGTTTAATGACCTGGCTAACTTTACCAAAAGTTTCAGCGATAAATATAACGTTACTCCCACAAATTACAGAAACGGGACAAAAGATAACTGA
- a CDS encoding HD domain-containing protein, giving the protein MDTNDLLKQVAFIKEIDKLKYIQRRTRLFQSDRHENDAEHSWHLAMMALVLAGHSDKPVNILKVVQMVLIHDLVEIDAGDTFIYDTSKNHTNTDEELLAAKRIFGLLPEKQAQEFIAIWEEFEAGNTDEAKFARAMDRFEPLLQNTSNNGGTWAEYDVEYHTVYNKKKAIKDGSASIWSYAERLLNESVEKGILRKNQDAED; this is encoded by the coding sequence ATGGACACAAATGATTTGCTGAAGCAAGTGGCTTTTATCAAAGAAATTGACAAACTAAAGTACATTCAGCGCAGGACCCGATTATTTCAAAGCGACAGGCATGAAAATGATGCCGAACATAGCTGGCACCTGGCCATGATGGCACTCGTTCTGGCCGGACATTCGGATAAACCGGTTAATATACTTAAGGTTGTACAAATGGTATTGATACATGATTTGGTGGAAATTGATGCCGGAGATACTTTCATATACGATACTTCAAAAAATCATACCAATACGGATGAAGAACTGCTGGCTGCAAAACGCATTTTTGGACTTTTACCCGAAAAACAGGCACAGGAATTCATAGCCATCTGGGAAGAATTTGAAGCGGGTAATACTGACGAAGCCAAATTTGCACGGGCTATGGACCGTTTTGAGCCATTGTTACAAAATACAAGCAATAATGGAGGAACGTGGGCAGAATATGATGTGGAATATCATACCGTCTACAATAAGAAAAAAGCAATAAAGGACGGTTCTGCCTCAATCTGGAGCTATGCCGAACGTTTATTAAATGAAAGCGTAGAAAAGGGTATACTCAGGAAAAATCAAGATGCAGAAGATTAG